From the Saimiri boliviensis isolate mSaiBol1 chromosome X, mSaiBol1.pri, whole genome shotgun sequence genome, one window contains:
- the LOC120366618 gene encoding LOW QUALITY PROTEIN: uncharacterized protein CXorf49-like (The sequence of the model RefSeq protein was modified relative to this genomic sequence to represent the inferred CDS: inserted 1 base in 1 codon; substituted 1 base at 1 genomic stop codon) has protein sequence MSSPDEVHVLGAHLYLEGGEQAGALMVSPRAPRGHGHGPYFGVLHSRKGEGKGEGESEGGFADPGGISVESDSELIEEGRVMLWGREAPPGTPVDDQGDAVDYSTYLAEEPATIVSPTSVQGHPSPEGAAARGSADNWAGLEVGPSERAALGPRPGKRHHASAGPLHVTGPGAGPAWQHLQRGSKSRWRVRVDPQQPSAKGPAVLSVEDSDSTDESCDLRTMRVGSRRNGGSQAKPXSPKKTAGTRRHRQQSFPPAPGPFLTSAPRGLTPLVERPAVGELETSSWKKMQSWARGKVEVRPSCXGAVTAGAPPRGPRRTKMAQEKKPQGGASQLAPGRTFPIRPERLSATPQEPATFPPFSGVRLQGMSKKPQKPKHSSPARRKATGSRTRESQAAAREDNGPHRDDVPGAQPPQQRPGLSCPSTRLGDFSSGQTNIKPPQVPGTSEPSAYSLGGLLLRRGARSGGQQPAVHPPTPERQQPPPGAQGCLRCIWLQREIEHLTERLGLTEPWLGQGWAVLSSCRCRGWGWGAGADRITGTDFPLGKRTKQARPWSLPCLSSRGCAQTARVV, from the exons ATGAGCTCGCCTGACGAGGTGCACGTTTTGGGGGCCCATTTGTACCTGGAGGGTGGCGAGCAGGCTGGCGCCCTCATGGTCAGCCCCAGAGCCCCACGCGGCCACGGCCACGGCCCGTATTTCGGGGTGCTGCACAGCCGCAAGGGCGAGGGCAAGGGCGAGGGCGAGAGTGAGGGCGGGTTCGCAGATCCGGGTGGCATCAGTGTGGAGTCAGACAGCGAATTGATAGAGGAGGGAAGGGTGATGCTCTGGGGCCGGGAAGCCCCGCCTGGCACCCCGGTCGACGACCAAGGGGACGCTGTGGACTACTCGACCTACCTGGCCGAGGAGCCAGCCACCATCGTGTCACCCACCAGCGTCCAGGGACACCCGTCCCCAGAAGGCGCCGCTGCCAGAGGGTCCGCTGACAACTGGGCGGGACTGGAGGTCGGTCCCAGTGAGAGAGCTGCACTGGGCCCCAGGCCTGGAAAAAGGCATCATGCCTCGGCCGGCCCTCTCCACGTCACTGGTCCTGGGGCAGGCCCGGCCTGGCAGCACCTGCAAAGGGGCTCGAAGAGCAGATGGAGAGTCCGCGTGGATCCCCAGCAGCCCTCCGCGAAAGGCCCCGCCGTGCTGTCTGTGGAAGACTCTGATTCCACAGATGAGAGCTGCGACTTACGGACGATGAGGGTGGGCAGTCGCCGCAACGGAGGGAGCCAGGCCAAGC AGAGCCCCAAGAAAACAGCAGGCACACGGAGGCACCGCCAGCAGAGTTTCCCGCCGGCGCCGGGCCCTTTCCTGACCTCTGCTCCGCGCGGACTCACTCCACTTGTGGAGAGGCCGGCTGTGGGAGAGCTGGAGACCTCTTCCTGGAAGAAAATGCAGAGCTGGGCCCGGGGAAAGGTGGAGGTCAGGCCCAGCTGCTGAGGAGCTGTCACGGCAGGGGCCCCGCCCCGGGGCCCTCGGAGGACGAAGATGGCCCAGGAGAAGAAGCCCCAAGGAGGTGCCTCTCAACTGGCCCCGGGGAGAACATTTCCTATCCGCCCAGAGAGACTCTCAGCCACTCCCCAGGAGCCGGCCACCTTCCCGCCATTCTCAGGTGTGCGGCTGCAGGGGATGTCCAAGAAACCCCAAAAGCCTAAGCACAGCAGCCCTGCCAGGAGGAAAGCCACAGGAAGTAGGACCAGGGAGTCCCAGGCTGCGGCCAGAGAGGATAATGGCCCACATAGAGATGACGTCCCGGGGGCCCAA CCTCCCCAACAGAGGCCAGGGCTGTCTTGCCCGTCCACGCGTCTTGGAGACTTCAGCAGTGGCCAGACCAACATCAAACCTCCACAAGTTCCAGGAACTTCAGAGCCCTCGGCCTACAGCCTGGGAGGCCTCCTGCTCAGACGCGGTGCCCGCTCCG GTGGCCAGCAGCCAGCTGTCCATCCTCCAACACCGGAAAGACAGCAGCCACCCCCCGGAGCCCAGGGATGTCTCCGG TGCATATGGCTGCAGAGGGAAATAGAACATCTTACAGAGCGGCTAGGTCTGACGGAGCCCTGGCTGGGGCAGGGATGGGCAGTGCTGTCTTCCTGCAGGTGccgagggtgggggtggggtgcaggtGCAGACCGCATCACCGGGACTGACTTTCCTCTGGGGAAGAGAACCAAGCAGGCCCGGCCCTGGAGCCTTCCGTGCCTTTCCAGCCGAGGGTGTGCACAGACAGCAAGGGTCGTCTGA